One part of the Malus sylvestris chromosome 2, drMalSylv7.2, whole genome shotgun sequence genome encodes these proteins:
- the LOC126608883 gene encoding uncharacterized protein LOC126608883: MELVFGGTIFSLLPDDRVPNRLTMLQKTLFSAMESVISMMREVEVQEKAVDIVQEEASRGGLDIMVKVEELKQMLAHAKDANDMHAGEVFGEKAILATEARELQSRLLNLSDGRDKSLAILNEVDSTSLSCLLHCITVGACSISLIYPFIFRLPHFYAVFFISYSSKTTIV; the protein is encoded by the exons ATGGAGTTAGTTTTTGGCGGCACCATTTTTTCTCTCCTCCCCGATGATAGAGTTCCTAATCGTTTAACAATGTTGCAGAAAACCCTATTTTCAGCCATGGAATCGGTCATCAGCATGATGAGAGAAGTGGAGGTCCAGGAGAAAGCAGTGGATATTGTTCAAGAGGAAGCTTCTAGGGGAGGTTTGGATATCATGGTCAAGGTGGAGGAGCTTAAACAGATGTTGGCACATGCAAAAGACGCAAATGACATG CATGCTGGAGAAGTCTTTGGGGAGAAAGCAATTTTAGCAACTGAAGCGAGGGAGCTTCAGTCTCGATTGCTCAACTTATCAGATGGGAGAGATAAATCACTTGCGATTCTTAATGAGGTTGACTCCACTTCATTGAGTTGCTTATTGCACTGCATTACAGTTGGTGCATGCTCTATTTCACTAATTTATCCATTTATCTTTAGATTGCCTCATTTTTATGCTGTCTTTTTCATATCGTATTCTTCAAAAACAACAATTGTATGA
- the LOC126608874 gene encoding disease resistance protein RPV1-like, whose amino-acid sequence MAIQLASSSSLPPSWTYDVFLSFRGEDTRFTFTDHLYEALHRNRIDTFIDRHFKRGEEISPAFLKAIEESRISIIVISENYASSRWCLDELVHILECRRSRQQIVWPVFYKVDPSHVRNQTSRFGDAFTGLECKYKDEEKILLWRSALKEVANLSGHTVKEEEYVHFFTPFSLFNYMILYFRF is encoded by the coding sequence ATGGCCATTCAACttgcctcttcttcttccttgcctCCTTCATGGACATATGATGtatttttgagttttagagGTGAGGATACACGCTTTACTTTTACAGATCATTTATACGAGGCCTTGCATCGTAACAGAATCGACACCTTCATTGATCGCCATTTTAAAAGAGGAGAAGAAATATCACCGGCTTTTCTAAAGGCAATTGAAGAGTCGAGAATTTCAATCATTGTAATCTCTGAAAATTATGCATCGTCAAGATGGTGCTTGGATGAGCTCGTACATATCCTTGAATGTAGAAGGTCAAGGCAGCAAATAGTTTGGCCAGTTTTCTACAAGGTGGATCCGTCCCATGTACGAAATCAAACGAGTAGGTTCGGTGACGCATTTACAGGACTAGAGTGCAAATACAAGGACGAGGAGAAGATCCTCTTATGGAGGAGTGCTCTTAAAGAAGTAGCAAATTTGTCAGGACATACTGTCAAAGAGGAAGAGTACGTACATTTCTTCACTCCTTTTAGTTTGTTTAATTATATGATTCTGTATTTCAGGTTTTAG